The nucleotide sequence tctttaccaaaaatacaaaattagcccagtgtggtattgtgcgcaggaatagaaaaccaaatactacatattctcCATTGTAAGTGAGAGCCAAACATTGGGTTATATgttgtttagctctcacttatgtggaaacaatagacactggagattcttagagggaggagggagggttgAGTACAAGGACTTAAAAACTGTCTATTGAGTATTATGTTCACTAGGTGTGTGATGAGATCATTCATACTCTAAACCTCAGCGTCACACaatacatccatgtaacaaacctgcacatgtatcctctgtgtataaaattaaaattaaaaaactaaaatgaacaaacagataCGAGTAggaatttctcaaaagaggagatACAAATGGACgacatatatataaacaattcttACCCTCTCTAGTCATCAcgggaatgcaaatgaaaattaccatgaaatatcacttcacacctgttagaatagctattatcaaaaagatggatgataacaagtgttggtaaggatgtggagaaaagggagccttTGTAtactggtggtgggaatgtaaattagtatggccatcttggaaaatagtatggaggtttctcaaaaaattcacaataaaaataccactttgttccaacaatcccacttattttttatatatatatatatatataaaatggtatttttatatgaagtggtatatatatatatatgaagtcattgaaatcagtatgtgaaagagatatctgcactcgtATATTCTtttcagcactgttcacaacagtcaagatatatgaaaacacatatgttatcattcattcatggatggatgaattaacgttttatatatatatatacacacacacatatatatatatatatatatatgtatgcacaatggaatattattcagtattatacaataatgaaaccctgtcatttgtgacagcaTTGATGGATCTGAAGGGCATGAAGTCATGTGAAATAAACCAaacacagaatgacaaatattgtatgatttcacttgtatttgaaatctcaaataaactcagaagcagagagtagactGGAGGTTGCCAGGAGCTGTGGTGCAGGTGAATGAGTAGGTGTGATTATAGTACAAAGTTTTAGATATGCAAACATAAATAAGTTCAGGAGGTCTAATTTACAGCATAGTGCTTTTAGCTATGAATGCTGTATTgcatacttaaaatataataggAGGGTGAATTTTTTGTTAATTGTTCTtactaatacaaataataattagAATGGGAGGGAGAACTTCAGGAGGTGATGATTATGTTTATAATCTTGATGGTAGTGATGCTTTCACAACGTATCCTTATCCTCAAACTCACTGAGATATACACATTAAATAGGTACAGCTTTTTAATGTAATCATATCTCAACAAAGTGTTTTTAAGGGAGGTtggttaaaaaatgtaaaaaggaaaagtAGATGTTCCTTTGCCCTTCTCCCACGCCTTTTTTCTCCCTGATGTctagaattcagaaataatagGTGGAAATTTAGCAGCCAAACTAGGGTATTTTCTGAAGTATAGCAGAGCAGATACCTGGAAGGGACCTGCATCCCTCATGACATTAGAAAGAATCTGTACTAGCCCTGAATGGTGTAACTACAGGATAATTTtgagtgaaaaagaaatcaacttctgtcttgtttaagtaacttcattcaggcattaattttataaacatgtaGAGAATACATACTCCTTATGAGTAGAaacaatgtttataaataaaacaatggtgataaataaaagaaaataaaaagccttgAAACAAAGTGGTTTAATAGCTATACATAGTTATTTTGTTGAAAGATTCCGCTGctaatattattcaatatttttgtaCGCTGGTGCAAGTAAGGAAATTTACATtgtctaataaaaattatttatcaatttataaaacagtaaacatttcATAGAATGGGGCTAACAATCTGCATTGCAAAATAACTTTCAGTTGATTTTATGCACAGTAATTATTGAGAATCCCAACAGATCTGGACCTACATAGGTGCTATCAAGacttaaggaagaaaattttcctgACTCTATCCCTACCTCCAGTTATTAACAGATCTAGAGATTCAGAACTCAAATCCAGACCTCCTGCTTCCATGTGCAGTGGCCTTTCACTGTCCTGTTTCGCTTCACTTGTTGAAGAGGATTTGAGAATAAATGACCACGTGATTCAACTCTCTCCTCAGCTCTGAGGAATATAGCCCTGTCCTGGCAAACAAGAAGCTCACACAGTAGTAGAGGAGGCAAATAGACATTCACTAATCTAGCATACAAGCAGTAGGCACTGTACCATAAACAAGGCACTGTAGGGGTTCAGACCAGGAGCAAAGCAGGGATTAGCAGGGCTAGTAAAGTCTGGGAAGTGTTCACTAACAAAATGTCTAATCATTAACTAAACCAAATTATTTCTCAACATGGCCTAATTAATTGTAACTTAATATAAATGGTTGGTTGCTCATAAACCTTAATCTTTTGCCAAAATATTTGTAGCTTATGTTCCCATTTAACAAGGTTTTCTGGTCAAAACTATGCACCCACATCCTTCTAATGAACTTAGTGTCCAATAAAACATGGACTTTCAGTCATCCCATGAAGGTGATTTTATGTGCATAGTACATCTCTGTCTGCGAATATGCCTAATGAGGTATGGAAGGACACTTATTATCCAAACAAAGACATTCCACTGGTGCTAGAGAGCTACAGACGGAAGTTTTTTCTGCCTACTGGAAATAAAGCCAAGctttcttcctccttcagcaGTGAGGATTGCTGTCCTCCTCTTtatcgttctctctctctcttttttttttaatgggccaAACTCTACCAAATAACAAGATAAACTTTGTGTAAGCCTTGGTAAGAGCAGAGTGTCTGACACCTTATGACCTTATGGTGCTATAATactcaaagcaaaagcaaaatcacGTATGACCAGAAAAGGGAGTCACAGGAAATCTAGAAGACTTATTGGCCAAGAGACCTGCAGCCTCATAGTTCCTTAGCTCTCCAGAAGAACTCTCACGTGAAATGAAGTCAGTGGTGGTTCAAGTGCTTGAAACCCTCGTTACTCTACCTCTAAATGTGAATTAATTAGGCAAGTTTACTAGCAGTTACTAGACCTCAAAAGCAAGATAATCAGGCATTATTCTACTAAATATTGGTCTCCATAACTCCtctattttctttaggaaaagtTAGTTAGCCTAAGACATTTGGCATAAGGCCTATGCCAAAGCTATGTTGGGGTCAGCCAGGAAGGATTCCTGGGGGTTTCCTTGAAAATATTACAGTAATCAAAGAAATCTTCAACCTATTGCCCTTTAGTACTGTTGGTCCCTTGTACTTGATTTTTCCCCTTAAGTTTTATTCCAATTTCTAACATTAccattccctcttccttctcagcAACTAGTCCTTCAAAGTAGAACTTAAACAATGACCAGACATGGCCCTGCAACAGAGCGTATCCTTCTACGTTTAGCATGCAATCATGAATCACAGGTATAAGACCCCTTGAACAGACGTGGTTTTGGTGACTACATGTAGGACTTACTGCTTTTACCCAAGAAGAGGATCAGACATCCTAAGTAGCTCAGAAATTTTTCTGGAGCTCTTGAATGTGTAGAGGCAAGAAAGATTAAGCAACCTGTTGCCTTACATGAGGCATACTatcttcttatgttttcttttgaattcagGATTTCAAGGTTGGGGAAGGAGTGGGAAAGTAGCCATGGACATGTGAGAATGTGGATGATCCTTTTACATAGTCAGGAACGGTCAAATTCTATGCTTTATGTTGTTTGCTAAAAGACACTTTCCAAAGCTTTCAACAGAAAATGTAATGGCACACATGCCTATTCTTGGTGAACCCAGACTTTTTGTCTAGTCTGTGATAGTCAATTTTGAAGGACTGCTTAGGGTAATGAATCCTTCAAGTTGTAAAGATGAAGGGCAGTTTTTGGACAATTCCCATTTTGCTGTAGGAAAACTAATCTGGAAGAAGtaaaagggagagattgaagtggGAGAGAACGGAGGTGGAAAATGAGTTCAGTtaatcaaatatttgttaagcacccACTGTATGTCGGGCCCTTACAAGGAAGCAAGCAAAGAACAAAAGCATGTGATGGCCTTGCTCCTAAGAAGCTAGAGACCAGTAACTTGGATTGCTATAGAGCAGAAAAACGTCCACAAGCCCCTACAATACAGCACTGGCATAGGATGAAGAAGAAGTTTCTTTCTATGAGATAAATAGCATACAACCAAATAAGAAAGTCAAAAGTTACACAAAGTTCAAAAACCTAAGGCACCAACCTTTAAGAGATCTGAGTGTTGGTGGTGACTTTGGAAGGAAAGTTATTATTAGGATTATTTTAGTACTAAGAGTTTTGAGCTGTCTATCCAATATTTTCATCTGCACCTCTGCTTTGgtaatactgtgtgtgtgtgtgcgtgtgtgtgtgtgtacgtgtgcctTTTCATGTGTTTGAAATATATTATCTATCCCACACTCCACATTGGTTTGGGGGTTAATTACATACAGGCTGATCTGAATCTATACTCTTAGGAACGGGGTTAAGCTACTCTACCACATTGTGAAGAGTTGATATGTAAGAGACTATGAACATcttataaattatctttaaaatgtttcctttttcgtGAAGGGAAGAATAAGTATTtgtaaacaaatgcaaaaatttctTTAACTAAATGAAAGAACAGTTAGTTAACCTTGTTGTGATTAGCAGAGAGGATAGCTGCGGACACTATAAAATCACTCAGCAACAAGATTTGACAAAACGTTAAAGATGGctctatttttcctgttttatacagGAAAATATTAAGGCCCTGGGAATTGAAGTACTTTTCCCAACAGTGGAGTAAATGTCAGAGTCAAGGCTGTGTTTTACATCTCGGTTTCCCCACACATCCCACCCTATGGTTCTGTTGTGCTGTTCCTTTGTGTGACTCCTCAAAGCCTGGTTAAAGGTGATACCGTATCAAATTGTATTAACTCAGTAGCACAAAACACCAGGGAATTGATTTATAAGAGTATTAACCTTGTGGCATTACTGAAGACCCATCTGATTAGTAGTTATCGAGTAGTCACCCTGGCTAAATATATgggtttgatttttaattttgaaaatgaaaaatattttaaaatctatgtctTACATCCATATCCCCAGGAAAttttaatcaagttttaaaaCTTCCAAATTTAGATAAactcatgttttttgttgttttaattttcactcaatgaaaatagaaaaaaactaattgGATAGAACAGCACAGCAGAAGCATTACTTATCGCCAAAAATGGGATGCAACaagactgaagaagaaaatgcaggaCAGTGCTTAAAAAAGCAGTCTGATGAAAAGTGGGGTCTCCTCAGGGTGTCCTTAGGTAGACATTGCAGCAGAACTGCAAAGTTTTCTTTAGAAGgctagggaagagaggaggaaacagagaaggGGCAAGAGTGGAAAATAGAATGAGGCTCAGAATACCAAGTGTTAGTTCTGTCCCTATCACCTTCCTCACTTGATCActgggtgatcttgggcaagtttcttcctttccctcagctcatttcctcatctggaaggtAAGTCACTAGACAAGATAGTCTTTGATGTTCATTGTAACTCTAACTGATCTTCCCCAAGCAAATAGCTGGGAAAGACACTGTGCCCACAATATGCAAGACACAAGGTTTACAAGCAaagaacaaatcaaaacaaaagatgttttaaaacccCTAATGTCACTTGAATTCTTACAAATAAGCAATGGTACATCATACTTTTACAAAGCCcttctgtgatttcatttttaaaatcatttcaagttttattttacttcatattaaGATAATGGGAGATAAAGTGTTACATGGGTTCATGCAGGAATATATgtaagagacacaaaaatccaaaataggtAATTGTTATGTTAGTAGTTCCCTTTACTGAGGGGGAGCAGACAAAAGAATGTTAGAAAAAGCTTCATAAAGTGGATTATATAGAATGTGCTTTAAAAGAGTTTGGTATTTTATTGAGTGGGAAAGAGAAATACGAGGAGTTATTGTTCAAAGGTTAAAGCTATGCAAAATGAGTCAATTACAGAGATAGGCTCTAAAACATAGTATCTATAGTTATTACTGAGGTATTTTGTATGTAACAATTTGTTAAGAAGGTCGATCTTAGGGGttctgacaacaacaacaacaacaacaacaacaacaataaagggACATAGGAAacatttggaggtgatggatatattattACCTGGATATTGGTTGTGGTAACAAGAGTAATATCTATGTGCAAATTTGCCAAACTGTATGCATTAATTATGTACAGTGTTTGTATAACAATTTTACTTCAGTTCCTACTATATTACCTGGCAAACAATACTTTATACTTAAAGTAAGAGCAATGATTATTGCATGTGCatgttgaaaataataaagaaagcagGTGACAGTAAGACATCCTGagtcttttggaaataaatagcATTCACCTGCTTTCTCATCCATTGAGATATCACCACATTTATGTACTTGTGTATCCCTGGAAGTTTCTTGTGGGAGATTTAGTTATTCTCTTTTCGTTAGGCTCTACTAACGAAGAACAAATCACAGACTCAGACAGCATCATAAAAAGGCCCAGACCCACGATGTCCAGAGACTCCAGGCTCAACCCACATTGATGCTGGCCCTTCAGTCATGAGACTCCATTTGCTTCTTcttattctccttcttttttcaattcttttatccCCAGGTAAGTTGGTAGCTGATTACTACAAGGTTCTGCAGATTAGAAGGCTATATCCCTGGCCAGACAAGATCCTAGAATCAGTCCTGTGGGTTCAAGAACCTAATATTTACAGCTTCACTAGGACAATaatagggaaaaatagaaaagagactcATTTAGCAGTAGTTCCTGTTGATAAGATTCCATCCATGTTTTTTGATCTAGTGAGTGGATATAATAATGGATGCTGCTGAAATTCAATCCTGTCAGATCAAACTGCCTACATATAAATTTCCATGTCCCACCAAGGCATCTCAAGATACAAAGTAAGAATACAACAGAATGTGACCTCAATGAGATGTCTTTGTGGGACCTGGAAATTTATATGCAGGCAGTTAGATCTGACAGGATTGAATTtcagcagcatttattattacatttgcagaggttgcagtgagacaagatcgcaccattgcactccagcctaggcgacagagtgagactccaaagaaagaaagagatagagagagagagagagagagaaaggaaggaagggagggagggagggagagaggaaggaaggaaggaaggaaggaaggaaggaaggaaggaaggaaggaaggaaggaaggaaggagagagagagaaagaaagaaagaaaagaaagaaagaaagaaagaaagaaagaaagaaagaaagaaagaaagaaagaaagaaagaaagaaagaaagaaagcaagcaagcaagcaagcattaGTTagggagagtgagtgagagtgagtgtgttTGGGCCCCTACTGATGATGCTAAACTATCACAAGCCCACACTCAGCCTTTCAACATTTGCTGGAGATTCACTTGTTTCCTTGTTATCTCCACCAAGGGCagcttcctcctgcttctgctgctgcaaCTCAGCTAGGCACAAAGCATCTGTGGATCCGTTCTTTTTTCAGCAGGGCTTCATCACTCTGAATTTAAGTTAATTAGCTTTTTTTGAGACCTcagttctgtgttttaaaatgaaatctatgATCTATAGATTATCCAGCTTATTCTCTTTGTCAGGGCAAGAGCATTTTTCTATAACtttctaaattctaaacaaaagtaaaagttcaCTTCTTTCCAGAATCCCCACGTGTCAGAAAGTGTTACTATTATCATCAGTTTAGTGATATTTATGGAATACCAAGTTGACTCTAATATCAGCTTTTGggttaaattctttctttctgatatgcagcctttgaaattttatttgctgcagttctcttggtagtgaacaattttcatttttatctgtcaatttcATATTGTGATTTTTGATCTTGAAAGACAGCATTACTGAGTACCCAATTCTATATTAACAGTTATTTGCTCTCAACATTTGTTGATACTAGTTtactcatttttagtttttgctttcctataataatcagataaatattatttcattataaattatccttttttcaatgtttgtatggtctggtgtttggttttaatgttttataatttaactaaagtgagtttatttttatatcatctgtTAGAAATATATTCTTTGAATCAATGGATTTATaccttttcttaatttctttttgagaatctcttgaaatggTGAATCCTTTTACACTTCTCTCCCCCcatatttgaattaaataaatgttagaccTTGTGTTTCCATGTTACATTCTGGGtatatcatttaaacatttttttcttcactagtTATCCTCTTACCTCTGTCTAATATATCATTAAtaacttgcatttatttttaaattattttttgtttcagacctgccttttttttttttttttttttggagatggagtctcgctctgttgtccaggctggagtgcagtggtgcgatcttggctcactgcaacctccacctcccgggttcaagcgattcttctatctcagcctcctgagtagctgggactacaggcacctgccaccatgctcggctaatttttatatatatattttttagtagagacaagatttcaccatcttgggcatgctggtcttgaactcctgacctcgtgatccacccatcttggcctcccaaaatgctgggattacaggcatgagccaccacacccagccagaccTGCCCGTTTTTTCTATCATCTATATTGTTTTACTATTGTTTTTACATCTTTGTAATAGTAGAGTGTTTCTTTAAACAATTGATACATACCTGCTTAATTATTTCTCCACATTGACGATTTCAATACATCTAGTTTTAAAGGGTTTAGATATGCTATTcatttcattaacttttattCATGGTGTCTTGCTTACCTGATCATTTTTAATACTGAACTCATTGTTCATCCTTAACCTGACATCATTTTATGGTCTGAAATGAGAATGCTATTATCCAGACTTCCTCTGTGAAGCTGACTCAATGCTTTAACTCAATATAGAAGTTTCAGCATTAACAACCTGGAACTTCTGATGTCCCAAGAGTCAGTAGTACCATCATTAGCATTACTGATCATAGCAGATCTTCCCAGAAGATCTGGGAAACCCTCACCCCCCTCCATCAGCTATCCAATACAAAGTGCCCACTGCTCAAGCTCCAGTTCACAGACTATTTTTGTGTTTGAAAGAGGAGATATTTTAAGAACTTGCCTAACCATTTTCAGGGATAGAAATGTTTCAAAGAGATCCTCTACTATATATATGTTCTATAGCAGCGGTCACTTGAGAGCAGCTCACTTGCAGTCATGGCCAAAAGCCTaaatctttctttcattctaGTCACacctattttgtatcttttggggATATCTCAGATTCAGATGCATTCATAGTATTCTATGATTTGCGACACTACTATAGATTCTTCAAAATGTTACAACATTCCAATGGTATGTTGGGAGGtatagaaggagaggaaaaacaaTGGGCTCAAATGTCCTCTGACTTCTCTTCTTACAATATGTTTCATTGTTCAAAACTTTTAGAACTATATTAATACAGCATTGACAGTGGacattcttcttttccttctgactTTAATAGGATTGAAGCAAGTGTTTTGCTATGAAATTGCTATATGGGTTGTATTCAGATAAATTTTGACTTTATAAAGCCAATATtctcctcattatttttaaatgcttaccaGGATTCACAGTATTATTTTCAGTTCTCCCTGTTTAAAGGCATATTTAAATAACTTGATGACTTGGGTATAGTATATATGTTACTCtgctacagaaacagaaaaaccaccACCATATTATATTCTAAGATACTTGGTACACCAATTGCACCATCTTTTTTTTACCTAAGACATTCAATTCTTCCACAGGTGGGAGCACATGAATTAGCATCATTTACTACTCGTAGCTTTCACTACAGACTTTCAGACTTATGGTGcctaaaagaaatagaatacttCTAGCTGGGTTTAAAAGCTACAAATAAACATAGGAAATATACACTATTTTGAAAGTATCACTTGAGTGTTATGCATGTATTTCAATATTATATTGCTAATTTTAATTGTTCAAAGTTAAAGAGCTTAAACCTCCCCCTCGTGCATTCCTGAATCACCCATTATTCCCACACATACATTGTTTGATACAGCATAAACCTAAGTAAATAAAGAtgtggcaaaatgaaaaaaataaaataacgttATACCATTCTCATCTGTGAATGGCATCAGTAGACAGATGTGAATAAAAGTAatgtgattataattttaaaaatcatatttaataggatccatttattattaaatgaacATTAGGctacttaatgaataataaatcttTGACACAATGAAAACTCTTAATGCAGAGTGAGaccaaaatgaaagtaataacTGTTTTTCTCCTAACCCTTGCTTTAGTTGGTCTTTCCACCAGACTGTCACTTTAAGGATATTATAATTGCACAAAGCCACTAGCTTTACCATTAGAGAGATCTTCATTAAATTATCTTTGTTGTAATAAAGGTTATCTGGAGGAAATACTGGTCTGGACACAATAATAAATGTCAAGCTTTCTAATATTTTCCACTTTTAGACACAAATTGAAAGGATCATTTATAAtgtcaaaaatatacttttttctaaCTAATCTATCCTATGACTAAGACGCTATTAGCAATTAAAGTAGATAGAGCAAATCTAAATGTGGAGAGAAAAAGTAATTACCACTTGTTTGAACAGATGAAAGCACGAATAAATTGAAAGCCTGAAATATTAGCTTGGGGGAATAAAATCACTCGGGGGAGCAAAAGCAGGATATACCAGCCTTTAACTCTACACTTCCCCCAAGAAAAAATTTATAGATAGGTATGTACAAACCAAAATAGCGCTGGGAGGGTTCGAGGGACCACTTAAGAAACTATAGCAACACagtgaagccaaaaaaaaaaaaaaaaaaaaaaaagagagagagagagagagagtgaaagaaaaaaaaacacaaaaaaaacaaaaacgaataGCCATATAGGAAAAACAACTCCTGAAATCAGCATACCTGAGACAGCAGAAACATCTTTTTTGGCTAGGAACGAAAAAAGCAGAAAGGGACTATCAGTATCAGCCACAAGGTGGAACCACTATGGCCCTCAGTAACCCTCTCTGGCAGAAGACACTGGCATTTTTGCCCTGCAGTAAGCAACAGCCATTTCTGAGAgaaaatccagaggaaaagaTGAAGATGTACCATCCCCTCCCACATCCCTTTTCCCCCACCAAAAATACCGTGACTGTTGTGCCAAACCAGGATCGGAACTACTACCTTTCTTAATCTGCATGTGTCTCTGACATATGAGCAGCAACCATTTCAAAAGCTCCCACATAGAAATGCTCATACTAAATTTATTCTGTTACTTAAGACTGTTTATGGATTTACATTCCATTTGTGGTCTATCTCACTGGATCTTCTTTCCTGCAGTAAGAGGTGGTTTGGGTGCTGCTGAAGGTCATTGTCTCAATTTGTCTGGTGTTTGCAGAAGAGATGTCTGCAAAGTAGTAGAAGATCAAATTGGTGCCTGCCGAAGAAGGATGAAGTGCTGTAGAGCATGGTGGATTTTAATGCCAATTCCAACACCACTTATCATGTCAGATTATCAAGAACCCCTTTAACCTAAGTTGAAACGAAactgatgtaaaataaaaatacatcaaaagtgAAGTTATTTGCATCTAAGaatattgaaatatacatattaagTACTTCCATCTTGATAACCATCTTGTGTTTTCACTTAtcaacataaatgaataaatactaatTTCAAATATACCCAATACTATTTCTTTGTGAGTCATTAACAGATCTtaacaaaacctttaaaaatgagaaaactgttacttttgttttccaaGATGGTGGA is from Macaca mulatta isolate MMU2019108-1 chromosome 15, T2T-MMU8v2.0, whole genome shotgun sequence and encodes:
- the LOC144334824 gene encoding beta-defensin 109 → MRLHLLLLILLLFSILLSPVRGGLGAAEGHCLNLSGVCRRDVCKVVEDQIGACRRRMKCCRAWWILMPIPTPLIMSDYQEPL